GTCCCGTTCCTGATTGGCTCTTCCGCAACGATCTGGATAAAACCAATCACTGGATCAATATCCGATGCATCGGCAAAACCTCGAACCGATCGGCGCTCGGAACAAAAATCAAAACCAAAGCAACGATCAACGGGAAAACCGTCATGCAAATACGCGAAATTTCCGCGCAAAATACTTTCAATGGACAAAACGATCTACGCGTTCATTTTGGGTTTGGACAAACCAAAATGATCGATGAAGTTACCATTTTATGGCCTTCAGGGAAAACGGAAGCTTTCAAAAATGTTAAAGCGGATCAATTTTTGGTAGCGACGGAAGGAGAGGGAATCAAGTAATGAATAAAAAGCGCGTCTTAACTCATTTCCAGCATTCGCTGAATAGGTTTGAGGGCGCGAATACGGATATCTTCAGGAAGCGTGATTTCCGGCATACGATTTTTCATACAGAGGTATAATTTCTCAAGTGTATTTAATTTCATGTGCGGACATTCGTTGCACGCACAATTATTGTTAGGCGGCGCGGCAATGAATGTTTTTTCTGGGCAAGCTTTTTCCATCTGATGAATGATGCCGGCTTCGGTGGCGACTATGAATTCTTTTGCCGGCGACATTTGCACATGCTTGAGCAGTGCACTGGTTGATCCGATGAAATCGGCCATATTCAGGATCGAATCGACGCATTCGGGATGAGCGATCAAACTGGCGGTTGGGTGTGAAACTTTAATTTGCACGATTTTCTTTTCGGAAAAAATCTCGTGTACCTGGCATGAGCCTTGCCACAAAGCCATTGGCCTTCCGGTTTTTTTCATAATATACGCGCCAAGATTTTTATCAGGAGAAAATAAAATCGGTTGATCGTTGGGAATTTGAGCGATTAATTTTTCTGCATTGCTCGACGTGCAGATCAGGTCGCTCAACGCTTTGACGTCAGCTGAACAATTGATATAGGTGATCGCCAGATGATCCGGATGTTGATCGCGAAAATTTTTGAATTGATCGGCCGGACAACTGTCCGCCAGGGAACATCCGGCGTTGAGATCCGGCAACAGCACTAACTTATTGGGGTTCAGTATTTTTGCTGTCTCAGCCATAAAATGAACGCCGGCAAAAACGATCACGTCGGCTTTTGTGGAAGCGGCTCGCCTTGCCAATTCAAGACTGTCCCCGACAAAATCCGCAATATCCTGAATTTCCGATTCCTGATAATAATGAGCCAGCAAAACCGCGTTCATTTCTCTTTTCAACCGCGCAATTTCTTCATAAAGATCCAACGACGGATCGACATCGGATTCGGTCAGAATTTTATCATTGATATCAATTCTCATACATATAGTCTTTCCAAATAATTATTCGATCGAAGGATCTTCAGCAGCTTCAGTTAATGAGTTTCTGCTCCAGTATACATACAACGGCACGCCCATTAAAATAATCCCCAGTCCTATCAATGCGTCGCGCGGATCTTCGATTAAAGTATTAATAACCAAAAACAACGAAAACAAAATGAATGCTACCGGTGTCCATGGATAGCCCCACGTCCGATAAAGGCGCGGTAAATCAGCGGCCTTTTGGCGCAGGATTAAAACAGCTCCGCAAGACATGGCGTAAAAAAGCCATGATGCAAAAACGACGTAAGTAAAAAGTTGTTCAAAAGTTCCCGTAAAAATCAATGCACACGCCCACGCGCCTTGTGCGATCAAAGAAATATAGGGTGTATCGAATGTCGGGTGAATGCGTTTAACGGGTCGGAAAAATAATCTTTCTTTTGCCATAGCGTAATAAATCCGCGCTCCGGTAAATACAAAACCGTTATTGGCTCCGAACATGGCAATCATCACGGATATGGCAACGAGCGATGCACCTCCGGTACCCAAAACGATTATCGCCGCCTCCGATGCGACCATAGGTGCTTTACTCATTCCAGCTGGTGATAAAACGTAAATATAGGCTACATTGATCAGCGTATACAAACCGATCATAGCCAACGTCGATAGGATCAACGAGCGCGGCAGATTTTTTTGAGGTTCGATAACCTCACCGGCCACATACGTGATTTCAATCCAGCCGTCATACGCCCACAGCACGGCAACGATCGAAAGACCGAGCGGCGCGATTAATTCGGTGAAGGAATGATGTGAAAATGCAGGTGAAAAATGTGACCATGAACCGCCATTTGAAATAAAAGGTAAAATGATCAGGCCGCCGAGGCATAACATTTTTACAGTCGTAAATCCGTTTTGGAACATTGCTCCGAATCGTGTGCTGAGACAATTGATGACCGTGAGTAACAGAATGGATAACATTGCTACCGTTTTGATTTCAATCGGATTCAGCGAAACAAAATGTCCGAGATACGTTGCAAATCCGACGGCAACGGCAGCGATCGAGCCGGTCATGATAACGGCAAAATTAGTCCAACCGTAGAGGAAACCGAATAGCGGATGGTACGCTTTGCTGAGATAAACATATTGACCGCCGGCTTTCGGCATCATTGCACCGAGTTCTGCAATTGACAATGCGCCGCATAGACTGATAATACCACCGAAAATCCACACTCCGATAATTAAGAGCGACGAATCCAGATATAAGGCGACTGAAGCCGGAACTATAAAAATTCCGGATCCGATCATGCTTCCGATGTTGATCATGGTCGCATCCAACAG
This genomic window from bacterium contains:
- the nadA gene encoding quinolinate synthase NadA, with amino-acid sequence MRIDINDKILTESDVDPSLDLYEEIARLKREMNAVLLAHYYQESEIQDIADFVGDSLELARRAASTKADVIVFAGVHFMAETAKILNPNKLVLLPDLNAGCSLADSCPADQFKNFRDQHPDHLAITYINCSADVKALSDLICTSSNAEKLIAQIPNDQPILFSPDKNLGAYIMKKTGRPMALWQGSCQVHEIFSEKKIVQIKVSHPTASLIAHPECVDSILNMADFIGSTSALLKHVQMSPAKEFIVATEAGIIHQMEKACPEKTFIAAPPNNNCACNECPHMKLNTLEKLYLCMKNRMPEITLPEDIRIRALKPIQRMLEMS
- a CDS encoding amino acid permease — translated: MQKELPQSLSLLDATMINIGSMIGSGIFIVPASVALYLDSSLLIIGVWIFGGIISLCGALSIAELGAMMPKAGGQYVYLSKAYHPLFGFLYGWTNFAVIMTGSIAAVAVGFATYLGHFVSLNPIEIKTVAMLSILLLTVINCLSTRFGAMFQNGFTTVKMLCLGGLIILPFISNGGSWSHFSPAFSHHSFTELIAPLGLSIVAVLWAYDGWIEITYVAGEVIEPQKNLPRSLILSTLAMIGLYTLINVAYIYVLSPAGMSKAPMVASEAAIIVLGTGGASLVAISVMIAMFGANNGFVFTGARIYYAMAKERLFFRPVKRIHPTFDTPYISLIAQGAWACALIFTGTFEQLFTYVVFASWLFYAMSCGAVLILRQKAADLPRLYRTWGYPWTPVAFILFSLFLVINTLIEDPRDALIGLGIILMGVPLYVYWSRNSLTEAAEDPSIE